The Drechmeria coniospora strain ARSEF 6962 chromosome 02, whole genome shotgun sequence genome has a segment encoding these proteins:
- a CDS encoding tRNA pseudouridine synthase has translation MATDNETRPEDGAPAGERSEASAVSNDTPSDSQPMSGTDKDTEHEGKARNRNAGRAERKREKMSANKRKKQDDWREWKRRKVNAMGDSVEGDSKNPFSKEEIESEERRPKRKVAVMIGYSGTGYKGMQVNGDEPTIERDLFKAFIEAGAISKANADDPRKSSLARCARTDKGVHAAGNVISLKLIIEDDDIVDKINTFLPEQIRIWGIQRTNNNFNCYQYCDSRWYEYLLPSHCLLPPHPQTYLGRKLVELNEEYGASEAVAGRMADVKDFWADVEEKEVKPMLAALNPEIRAAVLERLHVSEYELEAQERREAEKTAEEKAGEQAGEQAGEKVGEKAGEASRPTLVSHKPKKGELGPVDFALRDVKAAYIAAKRRYRISTERRERLQAALDEYVGTNNFHNFTVQKAFGDASSKRHIKSFVVNPKPILIGDTEWLSLKVHGQSFMMHQIRKMVGMVSLLVRCGTTLDRVRESYRNIKIAIPKAPGLGLLLERPVFVNYNRRAQDQLNRPCIDFDQYDERLEAFKEKHIYTRIFDVEEKENTFHAFFNQIDQFKSNHFLWLTAGGVGIADISRGDGKAQDVDKQLGDENEDPEGGEG, from the exons ATGGCGACTGACAATGAGACCCGTCCAGAGGATGGCGCCCCTGCTGGAGAGCGCAGCGAGGCCTCGGCGGTTTCCAACGACACGCCCAGCGACTCTCAGCCGATGTCGGGCACCGACAAGGACACTGAGCACGAAGGCAAAGCACGAAACCGCAACGCCGGACGGGCAGAGCGAAA GCGCGAGAAGATGAGCGCCAACAAGCGCAAGAAGCAAGACGACTGGCGCGAGTGGAAGCGGCGCAAGGTCAACGCCATGGGCGActcggtcgagggcgacaGCAAGAATCCCTTCTCCAAGGAGGAGATTGAGTCGGAGGAGCGACGGCCGAAGCGAAAGGTGGCGGTCATGATCGGCTACTCGGGCACCGGCTACAAGGGGATGCAGGtcaacggcgacgagccgacgATCGAGCGCGACCTGTTTAAGGCCTTCATCGAGGCCGGGGCCATCTCCAaggccaacgccgacgacccgCGAAAGTCGAGCCTCGCACGCTGCGCGCGCACCGACAAGGGCGTGCACGCGGCCGGCAACGTCATCAGCCTGAAGCTCAtcatcgaggacgacgacatcgtcgacAAGATCAACACGTTCCTGCCGGAGCAGATCCGGATATGGGGCATCCAGCGGACGAACAACAACTTCAACTGCTACCAGTACTGCGACTCGCGCTGGTACGAGTACCTGCTGCCGAGCCActgcctgctgccgccgcaccCGCAGACGTACCTCGGCcggaagctcgtcgagctgaaCGAGGAGTACGGCGCGTCGGAGGCCGTGGCCGGGAGGATGGCCGACGTGAAGGACTTTTGGGCCGACgtggaggagaaggaggtcAAGCCGATGCTCGCGGCCCTCAACCCCGAGATCAGGGCGGCCGTGCTCGAGCGGCTGCACGTGTCCGAGTACGAGCTCGAAGCGCAGGAGAGGCGGgaggcggagaagacggccgaggagaaggccgGGGAGCAGGCCGGGGAGCAGGCCGGGGAAAAGGTCGGGGAAAAGGCCGGggaggcgagcaggccgacgctCGTGAGCCACAAGCCCAAGaagggcgagctcggcccCGTCGACTTTGCCCTCCGCGACGTCAAGGCGGCCTACATCGCGGCGAAGCGCCGGTACCGCATCAGCACGGAGCGGCGGGAGCGTCTCCAGGCGGCGCTCGACGAGTACGTCGGCACCAACAACTTTCACAACTTTACGGTGCAAAAGGCCTTTGGCGACGCCTCGTCCAAGCGGCACATCAAGTCCTTTGTCGTGAACCCCAAGCCGATCCTCATCGGCGACACGGAGTGGCTCTCGCTCAAGGTGCACGGCCAGAGCTTCATGATGCACCAGATCCGGAAGATGGTCGGCATGGTGAGCCTGCTGGTGCGCTGCGGCACGACGCTCGACCGGGTTCGGGAGAGCTACCGGAACATCAAGATTGCCATCCCCAAGGCGCCGGGGCTCGGGCTGCTCCTCGAAAGGCCAGTCTTTGTCAACTACAACCGGCGGGCCCAGGATCAGCTGAACCGGCCGTGCATCGACTTTGACCAGTACGACGAGCGGCTGGAGGCCTTTAAGGAGAAGCACATCTACACGCGCATCTttgacgtcgaggagaaggaaaaCAC ATTCCACGCCTTTTTCAACCAAATAGACCAGTTCAAGTCGAACCACTTCCTATGGCtgacggccggcggcgtaggcatcgccgacatatcccgaggcgacggcaaggcgcAGGATGTCGACAAGCAGCTGGGCGACGAGAACGAAGACCCCGAGGGCGGTGAAGGTTAG